In the genome of Cupriavidus sp. WKF15, the window ACCAAGGCAGACCTTCGTGATGTGGAAGCATTGCTTCAAGCGTGTTCACTTCCCGTCGGCGGAATATATAGGGAGGCGGTGCAATTTCATGTCAGCCGGGACAAGACTGGCCTCCTCGGCTGCGCCGGTATCGAGGCGTTCGGTGACGTTGGCCTGTTGCGAGGCGTGGCTGTCGCCGAGCGCGCGAGGCGGGCGGGGCTGGCCGCCTTGCTTGTGTGCGCACTGGTGGCCGACGTACGTTTGCGCGGTATCGAATGCCTGGTCGTCCAAACGGAAACTGCCGCTGGTTATTTCACTCGCCTCGGCTTCACGCCGGTCGAACGTGCGGCCATACCTCACGACCTGCTGCTTTCTCTTGAACTCGCTAACGCCAGTATCAGTGACACGGCTTTATTGAAGGCCAAGCTTTGACCTCGCAAGACACCGAGCTATCCCGCTACAGTAATATCGAGCCGCCTTGTGCCAAGGGCAGACAGTCGGCACAGGGCTGTTGCAGGAATGCTTCGATACGCACGTTCCATACCATTCCGGTTGCAGCAACCGATTCGCATGAATACATTGATGGGTAATGTGACTTTGCCGTGAGGTTTCGTCCATGAACTGGCGACGTAGCACAACAAGTCGACAGCATATTTGGACTAACGGCAGAAAACGTCAACGTAGAACCAGAAGCCAGTGGCCCGGTTGAGGAACTACCAATGCGAAAAGCTCGTGTCATTCTCTATATTTCGCGCAGACATCTCGATATCATCTTTGGATGCACGACACATGGCCGGTTCGTGCAG includes:
- a CDS encoding GNAT family N-acetyltransferase; translated protein: MRPRLATKADLRDVEALLQACSLPVGGIYREAVQFHVSRDKTGLLGCAGIEAFGDVGLLRGVAVAERARRAGLAALLVCALVADVRLRGIECLVVQTETAAGYFTRLGFTPVERAAIPHDLLLSLELANASISDTALLKAKL